The following nucleotide sequence is from Thermostaphylospora chromogena.
CCGCCAGCCGATTCGCGTGATTGCTCAACGATGCAGCCAGATCAGGCAGATAAGCGTCCCGGTTGAGCTCGACCAGCTCACGACGTAACCGGACGGCCTCCTCACTGACCGGCACCGCATCCTCCCGTCGCCCGATCCCCGCCAGCAGATTGGCGTGGTTGTTCACCGACGCAGCCAGGTTGGGCAGGTGAGCATCGCGATTCAGCTCAACCAAACCCCGGTAGAGGTCGACGGCTTCCTGACTGACCGGCACCGCGTCGGCCCACCGCCCGACCTGCACCAGCCGGATAACCTGGTTCGTCAGCGACGCCGCCAGGTCGGCCACGTGTGCGTCACGGTTGAGCTCGACCAGCTCGCGGTAGAGGCGGACGGCTTCCTCGCTGACCGGCACCGCATCCTCCCGTCGCCCGACCTCCGCCAGGCGGTTGGCGTGGTTGTTCAATGAGCTTGCTAGGCCGGGCAGGTGGGCGTCGCGGTCGAGTGCGGCGAGTCGCCGCCAGAGCTGGAGGGCCTGGTGGCCTTCGGTCAGGGCGCGTTCGTGCAGCCCCGCATACGACAGACGGGCGGCCAAAGCGTCATGGATACGAGCGCGGGTGACCGGGTCGGTGGTGGCGGCCAGCCGGGCTTCGGCCAGGCGGGAGGCTATCGCAGCGGCCCCGACATCGAGATCGATATGCCGATGGGTGGGCAGGATCGCCTCGATGGCCTCCAACAGCCCCAGGTCGACATCGTCCAGATCGGCCAGCGCGGCCAACGCGGCACCACCGGCGTGCACCGCCAGGTGCGGGGCGTCGGCCAGCAGGGGATACACCTGCTGGTGGGCCAGGTGAGGCCACCGGCGTGCAGCCTCGATCAGCGTGGTCAGCGCATGACGCGCCCACACCGGCACCTGGCCGTCTTCACCGGATCGGTCCCCGTCGGTGGCCAGCAGGCGGGCCGGCGTCCCCTGCGTCCACGGGTCGGCGGGAAAGTCGTAAGAGTGGCCCGGGGTGGACAGGGCGATGAAGTCCTCCCCCAACCGGTCCGGATACAACGGCTCCAACACGGTGACGCCCACCTGCGGATTCGGCGCCGTGTTCGATGGGGCCGGCCTGGGCGGGGAGGCGGGGGTGGGGGGATAGCACAACGCGTGGTCTTTAAGCAGCTGCCCGATCGCCTGATTGGACTCGATGCGGGCCCGCGCCACGGCGGCCTTGCCGTCGTCGTAGCCGAGCCGGCCGGTCAAGGTCGCGGTGTAGACGAGTTGCGCCATCGCCTCCGGCGAGGTCGCCAACGGTTTCTCCCGCCGCGGGGAGGCCATCGCCTCCCAATGGTCCCGCTCCCGCGCCAGCAGCAACTCCGACACCTGCACCGGATCACCGGGCGCTTCCTGTCCACGGTCGGCGGCCAGCACCGCGGCCAGGGCGGCCATGTGCACGGTCAGCACAAGCCGGTAGGCCTCATGCCGCTCCAGCGCCGCCGGCGCGGGTACCTCGGCGGCGGGCACCTGCAACAGGTCAGCGAACCGATCCCGAGCCGCGGCGAACAGTCCGGCCCGGGTGATCCCCGGCTCCTGCTCCAGCGGCTCCAGCTCCCGCCGAGTGGGCACCAGACCCAGATCACGCTGGATCCGCCATTTCACACTGTCCCACCAGGTGCCGGCCGGGCGGGCCAGCAACAACACCCGCACCGGCAGCTCTCCGGGCAGGCATGTGTCGTCTAGCAGGGTGAGCAGGTCGGCGGTATCCCATCGCTCGGCATAGTCCACCACCACCAACACCCCGGCCGCCCCATCGAAGACGGGAACCTCGAAAGCGTCTTCACCGGAGCGATCACGCCGGTGGTGGGCCGCCAGCACCACCCACCCCTGCTGCCGCCACAGGCGCGCCACCTGCCCGGCCAGGCGGGTCTTCCCCTGCCCGCCCGGTCCGTGGATCAACCGCACCGCCACATCCCGCCCAGACCGTCCGGCCTGCTCGGTCTGTTCGGCGTCCCGCCACCTGGCCAGCTCCGCCAGAAGGCTGTGGCGGCCGGTGAAACCGACCAGCGCATTAGCCGCCCGCAGCAACTCACTGGGCTGCCTCCGCGCCTGATCCACCGTGGGCGGCACGGCCGGTTCAGGCCACACCGCCCACCGATACGGCTCCGTGCCCCTGTAGACGATCAGGTCACCGGCGGCCTGGTAGATCCGCGCCAGCCCGCCACCCTCCGCATGCTGGAACACCGTGCGCGGTTCACCTCATAACATCATCGCAGGTGGATGTCACCACCGGCCTGATACACACGCCCCCGCCCGGCGGCTTTGGCCTGCTGCTGGATCGGGCGCGCTCCGCCGGTGGCGTCGCTCGTCTTGGCGTCGTCCTTGCCTGCTTCAGGCCTGTCTGCTTCAGACCGCCGCCCGTCGTTGATGACACCACCGGCCTGAAGCACCTCGCCATCCTCGACGGCCTCCGCCTGCTGCTGGATCGGGCGCGCTCCGCCGGCGGCGCCGCTCGTCGCCCCGGCAGCGTCATCGCGCGTTCCGGCCTGCCGCGGCGCCCCGCCACCGCTTCGCCGCTCCGCGACCAGGCCGTACACCGTCACCCCGAGCCCGATCAGAGCGACGAACAACCCGATCACACTGGCCAGCTTGTCGGCCTTGTCCAATCCCACCCGATACAGGTAGACACCCAGCACGACCAGGGCGGCCACCGCGACCCCGGCCCCACCCCAAACCGGCACTCGCCTCCGCATGGCAACATCATCGACCATCCGGCGAGATCACGCCATGTGATCGCTCGAAAACGCATCGACCTCCCACACCGCCCCGAAAAGCCGGCACTCCTCCGCTTCCGGAGGTGTTGACCACGGCCTCGGGCGGGTCGGGGACGACGAGCCCGCAGCGAGCGGCGATGCGAGTCGCCCGCCGGTAGGTCATCGACCCGACTCCCTGGACGACGAGACGCGGCCCATCAACCGCCTCATGCGGCGCCGCCTCGTCGCGCG
It contains:
- a CDS encoding tetratricopeptide repeat protein gives rise to the protein MFQHAEGGGLARIYQAAGDLIVYRGTEPYRWAVWPEPAVPPTVDQARRQPSELLRAANALVGFTGRHSLLAELARWRDAEQTEQAGRSGRDVAVRLIHGPGGQGKTRLAGQVARLWRQQGWVVLAAHHRRDRSGEDAFEVPVFDGAAGVLVVVDYAERWDTADLLTLLDDTCLPGELPVRVLLLARPAGTWWDSVKWRIQRDLGLVPTRRELEPLEQEPGITRAGLFAAARDRFADLLQVPAAEVPAPAALERHEAYRLVLTVHMAALAAVLAADRGQEAPGDPVQVSELLLARERDHWEAMASPRREKPLATSPEAMAQLVYTATLTGRLGYDDGKAAVARARIESNQAIGQLLKDHALCYPPTPASPPRPAPSNTAPNPQVGVTVLEPLYPDRLGEDFIALSTPGHSYDFPADPWTQGTPARLLATDGDRSGEDGQVPVWARHALTTLIEAARRWPHLAHQQVYPLLADAPHLAVHAGGAALAALADLDDVDLGLLEAIEAILPTHRHIDLDVGAAAIASRLAEARLAATTDPVTRARIHDALAARLSYAGLHERALTEGHQALQLWRRLAALDRDAHLPGLASSLNNHANRLAEVGRREDAVPVSEEAVRLYRELVELNRDAHVADLAASLTNQVIRLVQVGRWADAVPVSQEAVDLYRGLVELNRDAHLPNLAASVNNHANLLAGIGRREDAVPVSEEAVRLRRELVELNRDAYLPDLAASLSNHANRLAGIGRGDEAVPVSEEAVGLYRELVELNRDAHLPNLAMAVNNHAIRLAEVGRRNDAVPVSEEAVGLYRELVELNRDAHLPNLAMAVNNHAIRLAEVGRRNDAVPVSEEAVRLYRELVELNRDAYLPDLAMAVSNHANRLAEVGRGDEAVPVSEEAVGLYRGLVERNRDAHLPDYVQSVVARAYVLVEDSRFRAAVPLLIEASTAAKGLPEYLAQPIIGAVAGLLRRAYAGDATAVADEFRRVTGQDVSDWLKDLPSAPAGEGE